One Mycolicibacterium crocinum DNA window includes the following coding sequences:
- a CDS encoding alpha/beta fold hydrolase yields MDTTYEGTKREISTEKGVLRYHEAGEGPTLLLLHGSGPGVTGWRNFRGNLAFFAEHYRCLVLEFPGFGVSDDFGGHPMLDAQAAMPAFVDALGLEKVDVIGNSMGGGVGINFAINHRDRIGKLVTIGGIGTNIFSSGPSEGIRLLQEFTEDPTRQRLIDWLNSMVYNPALVTEELIEERFALATDPETLESARRMYGKAAFAAMTKMMRNADFPLPWAIMHKVKAPTLLTWGRDDRVSPLDMALIPMRTIPNAELHVFPNCGHWVMIEAKQAFESAVMSFLQRD; encoded by the coding sequence GTGGACACGACTTACGAAGGCACCAAGCGCGAGATCTCCACCGAGAAGGGCGTTCTGCGCTACCACGAGGCCGGCGAGGGCCCCACCCTGTTGCTGTTGCACGGCTCCGGCCCGGGTGTCACCGGCTGGCGCAACTTCCGCGGCAACCTGGCCTTCTTCGCCGAGCACTACCGCTGCCTGGTGCTGGAGTTCCCGGGGTTCGGGGTGAGCGACGACTTCGGCGGCCACCCGATGCTGGATGCACAGGCCGCGATGCCGGCCTTCGTCGACGCGCTGGGCCTGGAGAAGGTCGACGTGATCGGCAACTCGATGGGCGGCGGAGTCGGCATCAACTTCGCGATCAATCACCGCGACCGGATCGGCAAGCTGGTCACCATCGGTGGTATCGGCACGAACATCTTCAGCTCGGGCCCCAGTGAGGGCATCCGGTTGCTGCAGGAGTTCACCGAGGACCCCACTCGGCAGCGCCTCATCGACTGGCTCAACTCGATGGTCTACAACCCGGCCCTGGTGACCGAGGAGCTCATCGAGGAACGCTTCGCGCTTGCCACCGATCCCGAGACGCTCGAGAGTGCGCGCCGGATGTACGGCAAGGCGGCGTTCGCGGCGATGACGAAGATGATGCGCAACGCCGACTTCCCGCTGCCCTGGGCGATCATGCACAAGGTCAAGGCCCCGACACTGCTGACGTGGGGGCGTGACGACCGCGTGAGCCCACTGGATATGGCGCTGATCCCGATGCGCACCATCCCCAATGCCGAGTTGCACGTGTTCCCCAATTGCGGGCACTGGGTGATGATCGAGGCCAAGCAGGCGTTCGAGAGCGCGGTGATGAGCTTCCTGCAGCGGGACTGA
- a CDS encoding adenylate/guanylate cyclase domain-containing protein: MTQVSEQDAAEADIDRKPQAGRPRTRLDRFRRRRLLAHVSILSKLILMMVLCTVLASAVIGGIAFKAGRASIREAVFSRLTEVRGSQTRALTNQITDLRNSLITYTQGVSTQTALEEFTAGFDQLSTVQITPAQSQTITDYYNNTFIKEVEQYSGTKLDAAALLPTTNPERYLQANYTALRKDDDNAITIDDARDGSMWSAANARFQDFFRQIVTRFDFEDALLLDGRGNVVYSAYKDVDLGTNILDGPYSGSKLRQAYLKAMSANQIDYVGFTDFEFYQPAEMQPTAWMVAPLLKNGRAEGVLALQFPITKINRLMTFDKQWQQAGMGETGETVLGGPDDLMRSDSRLFLEDPQQYKSAVLEAGTPPDVADMAIRQGGTTLIQKMTSAATLNAQKGETGTVITKDYLGQETLQAYAPLVIKDSELHWSIVAKVTTAEAFARESAFTKTVVLVTTGIVFVVCLLAISLAQIFVRPIRRLEAGAQRISAGDYNVAIPVDSRDEIGDLTVAFNEMGRSLTVKEDLINQQRKENDELLRSLMPDALAERFKQGEEIIAVEHQNVTVIFADLIGLDRLQAELATDASLALVNELIRQIDAAAENFGMETVHTVRNGYLASCGLIVPRLDNVRRTVDFAMECQRIVERFNAETGNDLQLRAGIDTGMVSSGLLGRPSVVYDMWGAVVNLAHQIKNGSPQPGIYVTSHVYEVLQETMQFDSAGSVSVDGEANPIWRLAERH; the protein is encoded by the coding sequence ATGACGCAAGTGTCTGAACAAGACGCTGCCGAGGCCGACATCGACCGAAAGCCGCAGGCCGGCCGGCCGCGAACTCGCCTCGATCGCTTCCGGCGCCGCCGACTGCTCGCGCACGTGAGCATCCTGTCGAAGCTCATCCTCATGATGGTGCTCTGCACCGTGCTCGCGTCCGCGGTGATCGGGGGCATCGCCTTCAAGGCGGGCCGCGCCTCGATTCGGGAAGCGGTGTTCAGCCGGCTCACCGAAGTCCGGGGATCGCAAACCCGAGCGCTCACCAACCAGATCACGGACTTGCGGAATTCACTGATCACCTACACCCAGGGGGTCAGCACCCAAACCGCTCTGGAGGAGTTCACCGCCGGATTCGATCAGCTGTCGACCGTGCAGATCACCCCCGCGCAATCTCAGACCATCACCGACTACTACAACAACACCTTCATCAAAGAGGTTGAGCAGTACAGCGGGACAAAGCTCGACGCGGCCGCGCTGCTGCCGACGACGAACCCCGAGCGGTATCTGCAGGCGAACTACACCGCGCTGCGCAAGGACGATGACAACGCGATCACCATCGACGACGCCCGCGACGGCAGCATGTGGTCGGCCGCGAATGCACGCTTCCAGGACTTCTTCCGGCAGATCGTGACGCGCTTCGATTTCGAGGACGCCCTGTTGCTCGACGGTCGCGGCAATGTCGTCTACAGCGCCTACAAGGATGTCGACCTGGGAACCAACATCCTCGACGGGCCGTACTCCGGATCCAAACTTCGCCAGGCGTACCTGAAAGCGATGTCGGCCAACCAGATCGACTACGTCGGCTTCACCGACTTCGAGTTCTACCAGCCCGCTGAAATGCAGCCGACGGCATGGATGGTGGCGCCGCTACTCAAGAATGGCCGCGCCGAAGGTGTTCTGGCACTGCAGTTCCCGATCACAAAGATCAACCGGCTGATGACGTTCGACAAGCAGTGGCAGCAAGCGGGAATGGGCGAGACCGGGGAGACGGTCCTGGGCGGGCCGGACGACCTGATGCGGTCGGATTCGCGTCTGTTTCTGGAGGATCCGCAGCAGTACAAGTCCGCTGTCCTGGAAGCAGGCACGCCTCCCGACGTCGCCGATATGGCGATCCGTCAAGGTGGCACCACACTGATCCAGAAAATGACGTCCGCGGCGACCCTCAACGCCCAGAAGGGGGAGACCGGAACCGTCATCACCAAGGACTATCTCGGTCAGGAGACCTTGCAGGCCTATGCGCCTCTGGTGATCAAAGACTCGGAACTGCACTGGTCCATCGTCGCGAAAGTGACCACCGCAGAGGCGTTCGCCCGCGAGTCGGCGTTCACCAAGACCGTCGTGCTGGTCACCACCGGCATCGTGTTCGTGGTGTGCCTGCTGGCCATATCGCTGGCCCAGATCTTCGTCCGTCCGATCAGGCGGCTGGAAGCCGGCGCCCAGCGAATCAGCGCCGGCGACTACAACGTGGCCATCCCGGTCGACAGCCGCGACGAAATCGGAGATCTGACAGTCGCGTTCAACGAGATGGGCCGCAGTCTGACGGTCAAGGAAGACCTGATCAATCAGCAGCGCAAGGAGAACGACGAACTGCTGCGGTCGCTGATGCCCGATGCGCTGGCCGAGCGGTTCAAGCAGGGCGAGGAGATCATCGCCGTCGAGCACCAGAACGTCACCGTCATCTTCGCCGACCTCATCGGCCTCGATCGCCTACAGGCCGAGCTGGCCACCGACGCATCGCTGGCGTTGGTCAACGAGCTGATCCGGCAGATCGACGCCGCCGCAGAGAATTTCGGCATGGAAACCGTCCACACCGTGCGCAACGGCTATCTCGCGAGCTGTGGGCTGATTGTCCCGCGGTTGGACAACGTGCGCCGGACCGTGGACTTCGCCATGGAATGCCAGCGGATCGTCGAGCGGTTCAACGCTGAGACGGGCAACGACCTGCAGCTGCGCGCCGGCATCGACACCGGCATGGTCAGTAGCGGGCTGCTCGGGCGCCCGTCGGTCGTCTACGACATGTGGGGCGCAGTGGTGAACCTCGCACATCAGATCAAAA